In bacterium, the genomic window TTCGCGCGGACCCAGAGCAAGGCCGAGGAGCAGGCCAGGCCGCACTTCATCTTCTACGAGGGGCCGCCCACGGCGAACGGCCACCCCGGCGTCCACCACGTGATCACGCGCCTGGCCAAGGACGCCGTTCC contains:
- a CDS encoding class I tRNA ligase family protein, which codes for MSVERSGSDYPALAKDPVGLEGAVSAYWERAQLFARTQSKAEEQARPHFIFYEGPPTANGHPGVHHVITRLAKDAVP